A genomic window from Streptomyces mirabilis includes:
- the istB gene encoding IS21-like element helper ATPase IstB → MRRMRLPYMRKAAPDVLATARAQRWDPAEVLRLLIAEEATGRDAATRRLRRHSANFPTGKTLGSWRAEDSTIPEPTQNSLTTLEWIGRAENLVIAGPSGTGKSHFTEGLAQAAIESDLRVSWFTLETLSAAIGKSKVDGSTARTVARICRADLIVIDDIGLLPVGEDAAEAFYRIIDAAYERRSIAVSSNIHPSGFDTIMPKTLAGASTDRLMHHAHLVTTTGDSHRLAEALAGKGVVPLN, encoded by the coding sequence GCCGCTCCCGACGTGCTGGCCACCGCCCGCGCGCAACGCTGGGACCCCGCCGAGGTCCTGCGACTGCTGATCGCTGAGGAGGCCACCGGCCGCGACGCCGCCACCCGGCGTCTCCGCCGGCACTCGGCGAACTTCCCCACCGGCAAAACCCTGGGCTCCTGGCGGGCCGAGGACTCCACCATCCCCGAACCCACCCAGAACTCCCTGACCACCCTGGAATGGATCGGCCGCGCCGAGAACTTGGTGATCGCTGGCCCGTCGGGGACGGGCAAGAGCCACTTCACCGAGGGCCTGGCCCAGGCCGCGATCGAAAGCGACCTGCGAGTGTCCTGGTTCACCCTGGAGACACTCAGCGCCGCGATCGGCAAGTCGAAGGTCGACGGGTCCACCGCACGGACCGTCGCCCGGATCTGCCGGGCCGATTTGATCGTCATCGATGACATTGGCCTGCTGCCCGTCGGGGAGGACGCCGCCGAGGCGTTCTACCGGATCATCGACGCGGCCTACGAACGCCGGTCCATCGCGGTGAGCAGCAATATCCACCCTTCGGGCTTCGACACGATCATGCCGAAGACTCTCGCGGGCGCGAGCACTGACCGCCTCATGCACCACGCTCACCTCGTGACCACCACCGGCGACTCGCACCGCCTCGCCGAGGCCCTCGCCGGGAAAGGAGTGGTCCCCTTGAACTGA